A stretch of the Fundulus heteroclitus isolate FHET01 unplaced genomic scaffold, MU-UCD_Fhet_4.1 scaffold_49, whole genome shotgun sequence genome encodes the following:
- the cysltr3 gene encoding cysteinyl leukotriene receptor 1, whose amino-acid sequence MYGNNSTECPHDDDQFKYNAYVFTYALVFPVAFLCNIVALVVFFKQKKSRGKPSYVIMVNLALSDGSFSLTLPLRLAYYMNKGKWTFPDWVCRLCVFGFYVNLYSSILLLTLLSLIRWYSINYPLRHRKITSKLVLVICLAIWVFVGGSSVPFLGNGVVNRDGVPRCFEPSSKQSWSHILKMNYVGLVFGFVLPFCTIIFCCSKIIHCLRFPNMVKRNKAHAKRIKRSVSLVTMVIATFLLCFLPYHLIRTLHLHAVNGRWNCGVTNQLQRAVAVTLCLAAANCVVNPLLYYYSTKKFKEDMNHTGFRFSRRFSTLNTSLRSYGQGSEKRKLAPQKSKTQKQPTYKPEAAEKTLAGSS is encoded by the exons GAAACAACAGCACCGAGTGTCCGCATGATGATGACCAATTCAAATACAACGCCTACGTCTTCACCTACGCGCTGGTGTTCCCCGTGGCGTTCCTCTGCAACATCGTAGCCCTGGTAGTCTTCTTCAAGCAGAAAAAGAGCAG AGGCAAGCCCAGCTATGTGATCATGGTCAACCTGGCCTTATCAGACGGCAGCTTCTCCCTCACTCTCCCTCTGCGCCTGGCTTATTACATGAACAAGGGGAAGTGGACCTTTCCTGACTGGGTCTGCAGACTCTGTGTCTTTGGCTTCTATGTCAATCTCTACTCCAG CATCCTGCTCCTCACGCTCTTAAGCCTGATCCGCTGGTATTCCATCAACTATCCCCTGCGCCATCGCAAAATTACCTCTAAATTAGTCTTGGTAATCTGTCTGGCAATCTGGGTGTTTGTGGGAGGGTCCTCTGTGCCTTTCCTCGGCAATGGCGTGGTTAACAG AGACGGGGTGCCTCGCTGCTTTGAGCCTTCATCAAAACAGTCCTGGTCCCACATTCTCAAAATGAACTACGTGGGTTTGGTGTTTGGATTTGTGCTGCCGTTCTGCACCATCATCTTCTGCTGCAGCAAGATCATTCATTGTCTGCGGTTCCCAAACATGGTTAAAAGGAATAAAGCTCATGCTAAAAGGATCAAGCGCTCGGTGTCCTTGGTCACCATGGTTATAGCCACCTTCCTGCTCTGCTTCCTGCCCTATCATTTGATCCGAACTCTGCACCTACACGCCGTGAATGGCCGCTGGAACTGTGGAGTCACCAACCAGCTCCAGAGAGCCGTGGCGGTGACCCTGTGCTTGGCGGCAGCGAACTGCGTGGTCAACCCGCTGCTGTACTACTATTCCACCAAGAAGTTCAAAGAAGACATGAATCACACTGGGTTCCGTTTCAGCAGAAGATTTTCTACACTCAATACCTCTCTAAGGTCCTACGGGCAGGGCTCTGAGAAACGGAAATTAGCCCCACAAaagtcaaaaacacaaaaacaacctACATACAAGCCCGAAGCGGCTGAAAAAACTTTGGCTGGGTCTTCTTGA